In a genomic window of Aeromicrobium panaciterrae:
- the rho gene encoding transcription termination factor Rho, translating to MTETSTTPDPIAVDAATETPKKSGGGLGGKVLAELQDIAGGLGIDGAPGMRKGALIDAIKTARGENAPAKAEKADAPAKAEKADSAPKSDASEPKADAPKKDDESKDDSDSDGGNNRNRNQNNRNQNNQGGGNQQSNRNQNNQGGGNQQNNRNQNNQGGGNQNQNQNQNRNQGPEDEDDEFGAGRRRNRRGRNRNGGRGGMEAEPTFTEDDILVPAAGILDILDNYAFVRTTGYLPSENDVYVSLTMVRKWGLRRGDAVIGQVRQPREGERKEKFNPMVKIDSVNGMTLDDSNKRVEFSKLTPLYPSERLRLEGEAGGITGRVVDLVAPIGKGQRGLIVSPPKAGKTMIMQQVANAITENNPEVHLMIVLVDERPEEVTDFQRTVKGEVIASTFDRPATDHTMVAELAIERAKRLVELGHDVVLLLDGITRLGRAYNLAAPTSGRIMSGGVDSSALYPPKKFFGAARNIEDGGSLTILATALVETGSRMDEVIFEEFKGTGNWELRLRRDFADKRIFPAVDVDASSTRREELLMGKDELAVVWKLRRVLSGLEGQQGLELILGKLKKTQSNVEFLMEINKTMPDSTNGN from the coding sequence GTGACAGAAACATCCACGACACCTGACCCCATCGCTGTTGACGCAGCTACCGAAACCCCCAAGAAGTCCGGGGGAGGACTGGGCGGCAAGGTGCTCGCCGAGCTGCAGGACATTGCTGGCGGACTCGGTATCGACGGCGCGCCCGGCATGCGCAAGGGCGCCCTCATTGACGCCATCAAGACGGCTCGCGGCGAGAACGCCCCAGCCAAGGCCGAGAAGGCGGACGCCCCGGCAAAGGCCGAGAAGGCAGACTCCGCTCCCAAGAGCGATGCGTCCGAGCCGAAGGCCGACGCACCCAAGAAGGACGACGAGTCCAAGGACGATTCTGACAGCGATGGCGGCAACAACCGCAACCGCAACCAGAACAATCGCAACCAGAACAACCAGGGTGGCGGCAACCAGCAGAGCAACCGCAACCAGAACAATCAGGGTGGCGGCAACCAGCAGAACAATCGCAACCAGAACAACCAGGGTGGCGGCAACCAGAACCAGAACCAGAACCAGAACCGCAACCAGGGCCCCGAGGACGAGGACGACGAGTTCGGCGCAGGTCGTCGTCGCAACCGCCGCGGACGCAACCGCAACGGCGGACGTGGCGGCATGGAAGCCGAGCCGACCTTCACCGAGGACGACATCCTCGTGCCCGCTGCGGGCATCCTCGACATCCTCGACAACTACGCGTTCGTTCGTACGACGGGCTACCTGCCGAGCGAGAACGACGTCTATGTCTCACTGACGATGGTCCGCAAGTGGGGACTCCGTCGCGGTGACGCTGTCATCGGCCAGGTACGCCAGCCCCGTGAGGGCGAGCGCAAGGAAAAGTTCAACCCGATGGTCAAGATTGACTCGGTCAACGGGATGACGCTCGACGACAGCAACAAGCGCGTGGAGTTCTCCAAGCTCACCCCGCTCTACCCGTCGGAGCGCCTGCGCCTCGAGGGTGAAGCCGGCGGCATCACCGGACGCGTCGTTGACCTCGTTGCCCCGATCGGCAAAGGCCAGCGCGGCCTGATCGTCTCGCCGCCCAAGGCTGGCAAGACGATGATCATGCAGCAGGTTGCCAACGCGATCACCGAGAACAACCCCGAGGTCCACCTGATGATCGTCCTCGTCGACGAGCGTCCCGAAGAAGTCACTGACTTCCAGCGGACCGTCAAGGGTGAAGTCATCGCGTCGACCTTCGACCGTCCGGCAACAGATCACACGATGGTCGCCGAGCTCGCCATCGAGCGCGCCAAGCGTCTCGTCGAGCTGGGTCACGATGTCGTACTGCTGCTCGACGGCATCACGCGTCTCGGCCGCGCCTACAACCTCGCTGCTCCGACAAGCGGACGCATCATGTCGGGTGGTGTCGACTCGTCGGCGCTCTACCCGCCCAAGAAGTTCTTCGGCGCTGCTCGCAACATCGAAGACGGCGGTTCGCTGACGATCCTCGCCACCGCGTTGGTCGAGACCGGTTCGCGTATGGACGAGGTCATCTTCGAAGAGTTCAAGGGCACCGGCAACTGGGAGCTCCGTCTGCGCCGCGACTTCGCCGACAAGCGCATCTTCCCGGCCGTCGACGTTGACGCGTCGAGCACGCGTCGCGAAGAGCTGCTCATGGGCAAGGACGAGCTCGCTGTCGTATGGAAGCTGCGTCGAGTGCTCTCGGGCCTCGAAGGCCAGCAGGGCCTCGAGCTCATTCTCGGCAAGCTCAAGAAGACGCAGAGCAACGTCGAGTTCCTGATGGAGATCAACAAGACGATGCCGGACAGCACCAACGGCAACTGA
- a CDS encoding glutathione peroxidase, giving the protein MTTAHDFSANAIDGTEQLLSDYKGKVLLVVNVATHCGLTPQFKGLERVYQEYVDRGLVVLGFPCDQFAGQNPGDDAETGAFCEKNYGVTFPLFSEIQVNGKDAHPLYKWLKKEKGGVGPSAIKWNFTKFLVDTEGNVVKRYSSTTAPEDIKSDIEALLPE; this is encoded by the coding sequence ATGACTACTGCGCACGACTTCTCCGCCAACGCCATCGACGGAACTGAGCAACTGCTGTCTGACTACAAAGGCAAGGTCTTGCTGGTCGTCAATGTTGCTACCCACTGCGGCCTCACTCCTCAGTTCAAGGGGCTCGAGAGGGTCTACCAGGAGTACGTAGATCGTGGTCTCGTCGTCCTCGGCTTCCCCTGTGATCAGTTCGCCGGCCAGAACCCCGGAGACGACGCCGAGACCGGCGCGTTTTGCGAGAAGAACTATGGCGTGACGTTCCCGCTGTTCTCGGAGATCCAGGTCAACGGCAAGGACGCCCACCCGCTTTACAAGTGGCTGAAGAAGGAAAAGGGCGGCGTTGGCCCGAGCGCGATCAAGTGGAACTTCACCAAGTTCCTGGTCGACACCGAGGGCAATGTGGTCAAGCGCTACAGCTCGACGACTGCTCCCGAAGACATCAAGAGCGACATCGAAGCGCTCCTGCCTGAGTAA